The proteins below are encoded in one region of Clostridium pasteurianum DSM 525 = ATCC 6013:
- a CDS encoding FixH family protein: MKKKLIKNVVLGLLFVLALSTTALADSDGTKIEKNVDGIKADLILSSDTLKTGDNELTIKLYDTKGQPIENANVKVTADMPGNNMDDMKMNNSKPEAIDFKPGHEKGEYTGTVNFSDKGNWTIKTDFTAANQEKMADFDVKVSSSGPNWFVIGGFLGLVALIIIIAAVSKSKKKASAA; the protein is encoded by the coding sequence ATGAAAAAAAAATTAATCAAAAATGTAGTGTTAGGTTTACTTTTCGTACTTGCATTATCCACAACAGCACTGGCGGATAGCGACGGAACTAAAATCGAGAAAAATGTAGATGGAATAAAAGCAGACTTAATTTTAAGCAGTGATACATTGAAAACTGGCGATAATGAATTAACAATTAAACTTTATGATACAAAGGGACAACCAATAGAAAATGCAAATGTTAAAGTAACTGCTGATATGCCAGGTAATAATATGGATGACATGAAGATGAATAATTCTAAGCCTGAAGCTATTGACTTTAAACCAGGTCATGAAAAGGGAGAATATACTGGAACCGTAAATTTCTCTGATAAAGGTAATTGGACAATTAAAACAGATTTTACAGCAGCAAATCAGGAAAAAATGGCTGATTTTGATGTAAAAGTGTCTAGTTCTGGTCCCAATTGGTTTGTAATAGGTGGTTTCCTAGGTTTAGTTGCTTTAATCATTATTATCGCTGCAGTATCTAAAAGTAAGAAGAAAGCTTCAGCAGCCTAG
- a CDS encoding CPBP family intramembrane glutamic endopeptidase — MTENKKSLAYICFTLILASVLWYLLFVIKPFNFWIEMSISIFILILAASFSKNSIFVFKKIALKDILLGIFSAIVLYAIFYLGNIISGYLFSFKDTEILSIYNNKAQGNLKLISLLLLLSIGPGEEIYWRGFIQTTLSRILGENKGYILSAVLYALVHIITGNFMLVLAALVCGLYLGWIYKRKQTLTPVIISHALWDLIIFVLFPLI; from the coding sequence TTGACTGAAAATAAAAAAAGTTTAGCTTATATATGTTTCACATTAATATTAGCATCAGTTTTATGGTATTTATTGTTTGTTATTAAGCCTTTTAACTTTTGGATAGAAATGAGTATTTCTATATTTATTCTAATACTTGCTGCCTCATTTTCAAAAAATAGCATTTTTGTTTTTAAGAAAATAGCCCTCAAAGATATACTTTTAGGTATTTTTTCAGCTATTGTGTTATATGCTATATTTTATCTTGGAAATATAATATCCGGATATTTATTTTCATTCAAAGATACAGAAATACTATCAATTTACAATAATAAAGCACAGGGAAACCTAAAACTTATAAGCTTACTGCTTCTTTTGTCAATTGGTCCAGGAGAAGAAATTTACTGGAGGGGCTTTATTCAAACTACTTTATCTAGAATATTGGGAGAAAATAAAGGATATATCTTATCAGCAGTACTTTATGCATTAGTACACATTATTACTGGAAACTTCATGTTAGTTTTAGCAGCTTTAGTGTGTGGATTATATTTGGGATGGATTTACAAAAGAAAACAAACTCTTACACCAGTAATTATATCTCATGCACTTTGGGATCTTATAATATTTGTTTTATTCCCATTAATATAA
- a CDS encoding DoxX family membrane protein produces MKIFRDKRFSIIWTVLRIWLGYQWLTAGIEKITGQGWIGSKAGVSITGFLKGALAKATGEHPLVQWWYASFIKSFALPNAKIFSYLVAFGEILVGISLILGALTIVGLIAGAFMNLNYMLAGTTSTNPILYTAAILLMVAGTNAYILGLDRFILPKIFNKKITS; encoded by the coding sequence ATGAAAATATTTCGTGACAAAAGATTTAGTATAATTTGGACAGTTCTGCGTATTTGGCTTGGATATCAGTGGCTAACTGCAGGAATAGAAAAAATTACCGGGCAAGGTTGGATTGGAAGTAAAGCTGGTGTATCCATAACAGGCTTTCTAAAGGGTGCGCTTGCAAAAGCCACAGGAGAGCATCCATTAGTACAATGGTGGTATGCAAGTTTTATTAAAAGCTTCGCCCTGCCTAATGCTAAAATTTTTAGTTATTTAGTTGCATTTGGAGAAATATTAGTTGGTATTTCTTTAATTCTTGGAGCTTTAACTATTGTTGGTCTTATTGCAGGAGCTTTCATGAATTTAAACTATATGTTAGCAGGTACAACTAGTACAAATCCTATTTTATATACTGCAGCTATTTTACTTATGGTTGCTGGTACCAATGCATATATTTTAGGACTTGATAGATTTATTTTACCTAAGATATTTAATAAAAAAATCACCAGTTAA
- a CDS encoding cyclic lactone autoinducer peptide — protein MKNIKNLLVSKSMKFLGSIALFLGAIVIVPTSTLLGHQPKCPDEFLK, from the coding sequence ATGAAAAATATTAAAAATTTGTTAGTATCAAAATCAATGAAATTTTTAGGTTCTATAGCTTTATTTTTAGGAGCAATAGTTATAGTACCAACATCAACTCTTTTAGGACATCAGCCAAAGTGCCCTGATGAATTTCTAAAATAG
- a CDS encoding sensor histidine kinase yields MAIIMEILSDVIESLLFLGIFAALHNKKRFLIENKLRSILFCILFVSMTYFSTIYINNIYRILFITIFDILLLAYITRIKIFASIVIFFVFLSVLSVTEYFIGIIEMIILNINLNQIFLNFKYSLVFIIATKIMQVIIVLLLFRFSKYFNKFKLFQQEGILFSNLIMQIGVFALLILIINFSIFDVKDLKIYNCFIFIVYFIFLIIQLNGLKEYRRIVNVEAKYKIQEHQIKDMEEIIKIIRQEKHDFANHINVIWGLCSLNKPDTVEKIKNYVNGISNTLHSSFKYIDTGNDCLSGLLSIKSNYAVKNNINFDIMIDEPFSSIEIKENDLISIISNIIDNAFEAFEVKSNIENKEITIDSFSKDNKFFIEISNNGDMIPEDIQNKIFDRGFSTKTKKSQDHGFGLYIIKQLIEQNNGIISLESTLERTTFLIEFKMKEFR; encoded by the coding sequence ATGGCTATTATAATGGAAATACTATCAGATGTTATTGAATCATTGCTCTTTCTAGGAATTTTTGCAGCACTACATAATAAAAAAAGATTTTTAATAGAAAATAAATTAAGATCAATCTTATTTTGTATATTATTTGTGTCTATGACTTATTTCAGTACAATTTATATTAACAATATCTATCGTATATTATTTATTACAATATTTGATATTTTATTATTGGCTTACATTACAAGAATAAAAATATTCGCGTCTATAGTCATATTTTTTGTATTCCTTTCAGTGCTTTCTGTAACTGAATATTTTATTGGAATTATTGAAATGATTATTTTGAATATAAACCTCAATCAAATTTTTTTGAATTTTAAATATTCACTTGTTTTTATAATAGCTACTAAAATAATGCAAGTAATTATTGTATTATTACTTTTCAGATTTAGTAAGTATTTTAATAAGTTCAAATTATTTCAACAAGAAGGTATTCTTTTTTCTAATTTAATAATGCAAATTGGAGTTTTTGCATTACTTATACTTATTATTAATTTTAGTATTTTTGATGTAAAGGATCTTAAAATATATAATTGTTTTATATTCATCGTATATTTTATATTTTTAATAATACAATTAAATGGATTAAAAGAATATAGAAGAATTGTAAATGTGGAAGCTAAATATAAAATACAAGAACATCAGATTAAAGACATGGAAGAGATAATTAAAATAATTAGACAAGAAAAGCATGATTTCGCAAATCATATTAATGTTATATGGGGGTTATGTTCTCTAAATAAACCAGATACTGTTGAAAAGATAAAAAACTATGTAAATGGAATTTCAAATACACTTCATTCATCATTTAAATACATAGATACTGGCAATGATTGTTTAAGTGGATTGCTATCTATAAAAAGTAATTATGCAGTAAAAAATAATATAAATTTTGATATAATGATTGATGAACCTTTCAGCTCAATAGAAATTAAAGAAAATGATCTAATAAGTATTATAAGTAATATTATAGATAATGCCTTTGAAGCATTTGAAGTTAAATCTAATATTGAAAATAAAGAGATAACAATAGATTCTTTTAGTAAAGATAATAAATTTTTTATTGAAATATCTAATAATGGAGATATGATTCCTGAAGATATTCAAAATAAAATTTTTGATAGAGGATTCTCTACAAAGACTAAAAAATCACAAGATCATGGATTCGGATTATATATTATTAAACAATTGATTGAACAAAATAATGGAATTATATCCCTAGAAAGTACTCTGGAAAGAACTACATTTTTAATTGAATTTAAAATGAAGGAGTTTAGATAA
- the ubiE gene encoding bifunctional demethylmenaquinone methyltransferase/2-methoxy-6-polyprenyl-1,4-benzoquinol methylase UbiE yields MTSEKSNVQNIFSSIAEKYDILNTVLTLNIDSLWRKKAINISNINEDSKVLDLCCGTGKMVYYTCKKVGKNTEVIGLDFNEAMLEVGYKNLNKSIPDYKFKLLKGDVQALPFKDCSFDCVTIAFGLRNIPNKTKALSEIYRVLKPGGKAICLELSTPQIPIFKQVYGVYFNNILPIIGYLGTGDKNAYSYLRDSVNKFMSKSDLKYAFESTGFKNASYKSLSGGIASIHYGTKPIVIK; encoded by the coding sequence ATGACCAGTGAAAAATCAAATGTTCAAAATATCTTTTCATCTATTGCTGAAAAATATGATATATTGAATACAGTATTAACTCTTAATATTGATAGTCTTTGGAGAAAAAAAGCTATAAATATTTCAAATATAAATGAAGACAGTAAAGTTTTGGATTTATGCTGCGGTACTGGTAAAATGGTATACTATACCTGCAAAAAAGTTGGTAAGAATACTGAAGTTATAGGTTTAGATTTCAATGAAGCTATGCTTGAGGTAGGTTATAAAAATCTTAATAAAAGTATTCCTGACTATAAATTTAAATTACTTAAAGGTGATGTTCAAGCGCTCCCTTTTAAAGACTGCAGCTTTGATTGTGTGACTATTGCCTTTGGATTAAGAAACATTCCCAATAAGACAAAGGCACTATCTGAAATCTACAGAGTTCTAAAACCAGGTGGAAAAGCAATTTGCTTAGAATTATCAACTCCACAAATACCTATATTCAAACAAGTATATGGAGTATATTTCAACAACATACTCCCCATTATTGGATATTTAGGCACTGGTGATAAAAATGCCTATTCCTATCTTAGAGACTCTGTAAACAAATTTATGTCAAAATCTGATCTGAAGTATGCCTTTGAATCTACAGGTTTCAAAAATGCTAGCTACAAATCCCTGTCCGGAGGTATAGCTTCTATACACTATGGTACAAAGCCCATTGTAATTAAATAA
- a CDS encoding sensor histidine kinase: protein MQSIRRRLGIIIIFCSIIAVILSALFVNWALNSTFNKYMMNTQNQRNQRIVDYFQQIYKRDKKWTVNSGEEMMHEAYMSNYCLTLLDDNKNVIWGMNPNDIRERYHLMMQRAGNNNGVYTSNFFEIKTDGKIVGYVEIGQYSPILLSQQDINFKISINRSIIISVLITIFIAVIISIIISKQFSAPIKAVSDTSVKLSNGNYDSVSNIKSNIKELNNLTESINTLGKRLKEQDQLRKRLVSDISHEIRTPLNILQNNLEAMIDGIFPVNEERLNYLNDEVIRFGKLLNNLNLLKEFEEEKLTLNTTTIFLDELVSSVSNEFYIDFENKNIKFNLNIDKDKDFQIIGDEDKIKQVFINLLSNAIKFTQAGGNVWVNIDANKDKVIVKVKDDGMGIKREDLPYIFERLYRGDKSRHEIEGSGIGLTIVKRILTLHSATINVESVVGIGTSFTLYFNKKMS, encoded by the coding sequence TTGCAGAGTATTAGGAGAAGACTAGGTATAATAATAATTTTTTGTTCAATTATTGCTGTAATTTTATCAGCACTATTTGTTAACTGGGCACTTAACAGCACATTTAATAAATATATGATGAACACTCAAAATCAAAGAAATCAAAGAATTGTCGATTATTTTCAACAAATATATAAAAGGGATAAAAAATGGACTGTAAATTCTGGAGAAGAAATGATGCATGAAGCTTATATGAGCAACTATTGTTTAACTCTCTTAGATGATAATAAAAATGTAATTTGGGGTATGAATCCAAATGACATAAGAGAAAGATATCACTTAATGATGCAGAGGGCTGGAAATAATAATGGAGTCTATACATCAAATTTCTTTGAAATTAAGACAGATGGAAAAATTGTAGGATATGTAGAAATTGGTCAGTATTCTCCAATTTTGTTATCTCAGCAGGATATAAATTTTAAAATATCAATAAATAGAAGTATTATTATTAGTGTTTTAATAACAATTTTTATAGCTGTTATAATCAGTATAATCATATCGAAACAATTTTCTGCACCTATTAAAGCAGTATCAGATACTTCAGTTAAACTTTCTAATGGAAATTATGATTCTGTTTCCAATATAAAAAGTAATATAAAAGAACTGAATAATCTCACTGAAAGCATAAATACATTAGGTAAGAGATTGAAAGAACAGGATCAGCTTAGAAAAAGATTAGTTTCAGATATTTCTCATGAAATAAGAACTCCACTAAATATTCTTCAAAATAATTTAGAAGCTATGATTGACGGAATATTTCCTGTAAATGAGGAGCGTTTAAATTATCTAAATGATGAGGTTATAAGGTTTGGAAAATTATTAAATAATTTAAATCTTTTAAAAGAATTCGAAGAAGAAAAATTAACTCTTAATACAACTACTATATTTTTAGATGAACTCGTATCTTCTGTAAGTAATGAGTTCTATATTGACTTTGAAAATAAAAATATTAAATTTAATTTAAATATTGATAAGGATAAGGATTTTCAAATAATAGGAGATGAAGATAAAATTAAACAGGTTTTTATAAATTTGTTAAGCAATGCCATTAAATTTACTCAGGCTGGAGGAAATGTGTGGGTTAATATAGATGCAAATAAGGATAAGGTTATAGTTAAAGTTAAAGATGATGGTATGGGTATAAAAAGGGAAGATTTGCCTTATATTTTTGAAAGATTATATAGAGGAGATAAGAGTCGACATGAAATAGAAGGGAGCGGTATAGGATTAACTATTGTAAAAAGAATACTTACTCTTCACTCTGCAACCATTAATGTTGAAAGTGTCGTTGGTATAGGGACATCATTTACATTATATTTCAATAAGAAAATGTCTTAA
- a CDS encoding sensor histidine kinase, producing MKITLGKKLALGFFIALMGSLIITGIISNLRISNEFSKYLVDEHNTRINEIVKFIEDSYNKDNGFSGDSQEAMVRNANMNELYIEVRDNSGSILFSSGTTYMQHKNMMNSMMGEGKNGMMGNLSSINSGEYKEEKHELTKDNSVVGTIIIGYYGSSYFSSNSLAFINNLNQSFIISFFITLIFGLLITFFLSRQIASPLEKITKTASEMRMGNLKVRSNIKSNTKEIEELACSINYLAETLQNQEELRKRLTSDMAHEIRTPLTTLKTHVEALIDGIWEPSKERFQVFYEELDRLSKLVNNLRNISKFEQADITLNKSKFNLSSEIANIVDTFKPIFMRKNCMITAEVAENIIVYMDKDNLKQILHNLLSNANNYLEINGRVKVSLFEKKDHIIIEVEDNGIGISEKDLPYIFERFYRSDISRDKNTGGSGLGLTITKSLVEANGGKIRVKGKIGEGTVFSISFPKNICL from the coding sequence GTGAAAATAACACTTGGTAAAAAGTTAGCCTTAGGTTTTTTTATTGCTCTTATGGGCTCTTTAATCATTACTGGTATTATTTCAAATTTAAGGATTTCCAATGAATTTAGTAAATATTTAGTAGATGAACACAATACAAGGATAAATGAAATAGTTAAATTTATTGAAGATTCTTATAATAAAGATAATGGATTTTCAGGTGACAGCCAGGAAGCAATGGTCAGAAATGCAAATATGAATGAATTATATATTGAAGTAAGAGATAATTCAGGTAGTATTCTGTTTTCTTCAGGGACTACGTACATGCAGCATAAAAATATGATGAATTCAATGATGGGCGAAGGGAAAAACGGCATGATGGGCAATTTATCCAGTATTAATTCAGGAGAGTACAAAGAAGAAAAACATGAACTGACTAAAGATAATAGTGTAGTGGGGACAATAATCATTGGTTATTACGGCAGCTCTTATTTTTCTTCCAATTCATTAGCGTTTATAAATAATCTTAATCAATCCTTTATAATATCTTTTTTTATAACATTGATTTTTGGATTATTAATAACTTTCTTTTTATCAAGGCAGATTGCATCTCCTCTTGAAAAGATAACTAAAACTGCTTCTGAAATGAGAATGGGGAATTTAAAAGTTCGTTCTAATATAAAATCCAATACAAAAGAAATAGAAGAACTAGCTTGCTCAATAAACTACCTTGCAGAAACATTACAGAATCAAGAAGAACTCAGAAAAAGGCTTACTTCTGATATGGCTCATGAAATAAGGACTCCGCTTACTACTCTAAAAACTCATGTTGAAGCTTTAATTGATGGCATATGGGAACCCTCAAAAGAAAGATTTCAAGTATTTTATGAAGAATTAGATAGACTTTCAAAATTAGTAAATAATCTTAGAAACATATCAAAATTTGAGCAGGCAGATATAACTCTGAATAAAAGTAAATTTAATTTATCTTCTGAAATTGCAAATATTGTAGATACTTTTAAGCCTATATTTATGAGAAAAAACTGCATGATTACGGCTGAAGTTGCAGAAAATATAATTGTATATATGGATAAAGATAATTTAAAACAAATACTGCACAATCTTCTTTCAAATGCCAATAACTATCTTGAAATTAATGGCAGAGTAAAGGTATCTCTATTTGAAAAAAAAGACCATATTATAATAGAGGTAGAAGACAATGGTATAGGCATTTCTGAAAAAGACTTACCCTATATATTTGAGAGATTTTATAGAAGTGATATATCAAGAGACAAAAATACTGGCGGATCAGGCCTTGGACTTACCATAACTAAAAGTTTAGTAGAAGCTAATGGAGGAAAAATACGGGTTAAAGGTAAAATTGGAGAAGGTACTGTGTTTAGTATAAGCTTTCCTAAAAATATATGTTTATAA
- a CDS encoding SHOCT domain-containing protein — translation MFGCGYGNGFIGVGGPYLIIFMIIRLLIIIGIVVAAVKLFKGYFKVNNNAIKTLDNMYAKGEISEEEYKKRKEFIKNN, via the coding sequence ATGTTTGGTTGTGGTTATGGTAATGGATTTATAGGCGTGGGAGGGCCATATCTCATAATATTTATGATAATACGACTTTTAATAATTATAGGAATAGTTGTTGCAGCAGTAAAATTATTTAAGGGTTATTTTAAGGTAAATAACAATGCAATTAAAACTCTTGATAACATGTATGCTAAAGGAGAAATCAGCGAAGAAGAATATAAAAAGAGGAAAGAATTTATCAAAAATAACTAG
- a CDS encoding 2-oxo acid dehydrogenase subunit E2, translating into MTNNNIKIKKSIPFDAKRKIVAHATGESWYNIPHITYNYEPDITNFYEEFVELSKKLKSEGKKISFNSLMIKVISEGLLSAADLNSYLEYDHEKCDGTLHILDEINIAIPWILSDGSHITPSIMNAGKLSLEEISDYISNLTNKINNSDIKEITNILSSEFSSEKPYLEGKEKDNYYKIPDSERLTKEDFIYGTITFSNIGSLYREQKGSFCLLEVIPPQVFAIGLSSVQEKPGVFLDDNGSKQIGIRKTLPMCLAFDHRALDFSSIIPFLKKLDSIFDDPSVIHQW; encoded by the coding sequence ATGACAAATAATAACATTAAAATAAAAAAATCCATACCTTTTGATGCTAAAAGAAAAATCGTTGCTCATGCAACGGGAGAATCATGGTATAATATACCACATATTACTTACAACTATGAGCCAGACATAACAAACTTTTATGAAGAATTTGTTGAACTATCTAAAAAATTAAAAAGTGAAGGGAAGAAAATTTCCTTTAATAGTTTAATGATAAAAGTTATATCAGAGGGATTGTTAAGTGCTGCTGATTTGAATTCATATTTAGAATATGATCACGAAAAGTGCGATGGTACTTTACATATATTAGATGAAATTAACATAGCTATTCCCTGGATTTTATCTGATGGTTCTCATATAACTCCAAGTATAATGAATGCTGGTAAACTATCATTAGAAGAAATTTCTGACTACATTTCAAATTTGACTAATAAAATAAATAATTCAGACATTAAAGAAATAACAAATATACTGTCGTCGGAATTCAGCAGTGAAAAGCCCTATCTTGAAGGTAAAGAAAAAGATAATTATTATAAAATACCTGACAGTGAACGTCTAACAAAAGAGGACTTTATTTATGGAACAATAACATTTTCAAATATTGGATCTCTTTATAGAGAACAAAAAGGCTCTTTTTGTCTACTTGAAGTTATACCACCACAAGTATTTGCGATAGGCCTAAGCTCAGTTCAGGAAAAACCAGGAGTTTTTTTAGATGACAACGGATCTAAACAAATAGGAATAAGAAAAACACTTCCAATGTGCCTAGCCTTTGATCATAGAGCACTTGATTTCAGTTCTATTATTCCATTTTTAAAAAAGCTGGATTCCATATTTGATGATCCATCTGTTATTCATCAGTGGTAA
- a CDS encoding response regulator transcription factor, translating into MKDTINILVVDDEYTILEVIKAYLEKDNFKVYIATNGEEAIEIFKKENIKLIVLDLMLPKISGEEVCRKVRSVSDVPIIMLTAKIEEDDKIEGLAIGADDYLTKPFSVRELVGRIRALLRRAYRDDNPLADYLVFNDGDLKIDVRKMKVKKKNKEIDITPYEFKVLVALLTNPGQVFTREQLVKKAFGIEYEGFDRTVDSYIKNVRHKIEDDTKNPKYISTVYGVGYKFTGSKS; encoded by the coding sequence ATGAAAGATACCATTAATATACTTGTAGTTGATGATGAATATACAATACTGGAAGTAATTAAAGCTTATTTAGAAAAGGATAATTTTAAAGTATATATAGCAACAAATGGTGAAGAAGCCATTGAAATTTTTAAAAAAGAGAATATTAAACTCATCGTATTGGATTTAATGCTTCCTAAAATTTCTGGAGAAGAAGTTTGCAGAAAGGTAAGATCAGTATCTGATGTTCCTATTATTATGCTTACTGCTAAAATAGAGGAAGATGATAAAATTGAAGGCTTAGCGATAGGGGCAGATGATTATCTTACAAAGCCTTTTAGTGTAAGAGAGCTTGTAGGAAGAATAAGAGCACTTCTTAGAAGAGCTTATAGAGATGATAATCCACTTGCTGATTATCTTGTATTTAATGATGGTGATTTGAAAATAGATGTGAGAAAAATGAAAGTTAAAAAGAAAAATAAAGAAATAGATATCACTCCTTATGAATTTAAAGTATTGGTAGCACTACTTACGAATCCTGGTCAGGTATTTACAAGAGAACAATTAGTTAAAAAGGCCTTTGGAATTGAATATGAAGGCTTTGATAGAACGGTGGACAGCTATATAAAGAATGTAAGACATAAAATTGAAGACGACACTAAGAATCCTAAATATATAAGTACAGTTTATGGAGTAGGTTATAAATTTACAGGCTCAAAATCTTAA
- a CDS encoding 4Fe-4S binding protein has protein sequence MEEKEKTKYEDKKDSNSSSNVNLLKNKMFKKFMQSRWYPGIFQWPVLIVFAFIVYELLVGPSVAHDNFGTAGTWVLWWPLLPIMLFLLGRFWCAICPFGLINDLVQKFVGNNRPVPKFLRKYGIWIIDAMFIMITWSDHVWGVVESPRGSAVVLLIITAGVIFSGAFFERRTWCRYLCFLGGVSSNYTRVGMMELRATPEKCAKCKVLACYKGSEKADGCPMFEFPRAMETNAECNFCGNCVKNCPNDSIKMYPRVPTKELWSIRKPKLPESFLAVVIMGIVFVQNITMLAIWKDILSWLERTTGTTSYYVTFTVTFIIAMLIPIILLSVTGLIAKKFNGDSVRQNFARFGYAIIPLDLAAHIAHNLFHLLAEGKSVIFTFVELFGVNMHGSTALLDNETIQALQYILIVIGALGSIYTVYKISKHTYGNKNSIKTTVVYTILLVFLAVVNLILFALPMEMRM, from the coding sequence ATGGAAGAAAAAGAAAAAACAAAATATGAGGATAAAAAAGATTCTAATTCCTCGTCCAATGTAAATTTACTTAAAAATAAAATGTTTAAAAAATTTATGCAAAGCAGATGGTATCCTGGTATATTTCAGTGGCCAGTTTTAATAGTTTTTGCTTTTATTGTCTATGAATTATTAGTTGGCCCATCTGTTGCTCACGACAACTTTGGTACAGCTGGTACATGGGTGCTCTGGTGGCCTTTACTTCCAATCATGTTATTTCTCCTTGGAAGATTTTGGTGTGCTATATGTCCCTTTGGACTTATAAATGATCTTGTACAAAAGTTTGTTGGCAATAATCGTCCAGTTCCTAAATTCTTGAGAAAATATGGAATATGGATTATAGATGCAATGTTTATAATGATAACCTGGAGCGACCATGTTTGGGGAGTTGTTGAATCCCCTCGTGGTTCAGCAGTTGTACTACTGATTATTACCGCTGGAGTTATTTTTTCAGGTGCGTTCTTTGAACGCAGAACCTGGTGTAGATATCTATGCTTCCTTGGCGGTGTATCTAGCAACTATACAAGAGTTGGTATGATGGAACTAAGAGCAACTCCTGAAAAATGTGCTAAATGTAAGGTACTTGCCTGCTATAAAGGTAGTGAAAAAGCTGATGGATGTCCAATGTTTGAGTTCCCAAGAGCTATGGAAACCAATGCAGAATGTAATTTTTGTGGTAATTGTGTAAAAAATTGTCCTAATGATTCCATTAAAATGTATCCACGCGTACCTACTAAAGAATTATGGTCTATTCGTAAGCCAAAGCTTCCGGAATCATTCCTTGCTGTTGTAATTATGGGTATTGTATTTGTTCAAAATATCACTATGCTGGCTATATGGAAAGATATATTAAGCTGGCTTGAACGCACAACTGGAACTACAAGCTACTATGTAACTTTCACTGTAACTTTTATTATTGCAATGCTAATTCCTATTATTCTACTTTCTGTAACAGGATTGATTGCAAAGAAATTTAATGGAGACTCAGTTAGACAAAATTTTGCCAGATTTGGATATGCTATTATACCATTAGATTTAGCAGCTCATATAGCTCATAACTTATTTCATTTACTAGCAGAAGGTAAATCTGTAATTTTCACCTTTGTAGAACTTTTCGGGGTAAACATGCATGGATCAACAGCTCTATTAGATAATGAAACTATACAAGCCCTTCAATATATATTAATTGTTATTGGAGCTTTAGGTTCAATATATACTGTATATAAGATTTCAAAGCATACTTATGGAAACAAAAATTCCATAAAAACCACAGTTGTTTATACAATATTATTAGTATTTTTAGCAGTTGTAAATCTTATATTATTTGCTCTTCCAATGGAAATGCGTATGTAA
- a CDS encoding response regulator transcription factor, with translation MNNILIIEDEAKVSEVIKAYLEREGYKVYCAIKGYDGLNLFNKMDFQLIILDLMLPDIDGEEVCKFIRKTSDVHIFMLTAKVELSDKIQGLNIGADEYLTKPLSPRELTARVNALFRRVDSNKTTMLSYDNGKLKIDKEKRSVLLKGEDIILTPNEFDILYTLALNEGKVLSREQLIQNVYGIDFEGYDRTVDVHIKNLRKKIEDNSKTPQYIITVVKVGYKFGGKRDI, from the coding sequence ATGAATAATATTTTAATAATTGAGGATGAAGCAAAAGTATCAGAGGTAATTAAAGCCTATCTTGAAAGAGAAGGATATAAAGTATATTGTGCAATTAAAGGATATGACGGACTTAATCTATTCAATAAAATGGATTTTCAGCTGATTATATTGGATTTGATGCTTCCAGATATTGATGGGGAAGAGGTTTGTAAGTTTATAAGAAAAACATCCGATGTGCATATATTCATGCTTACTGCAAAAGTGGAATTAAGTGACAAAATCCAAGGACTTAATATTGGAGCTGATGAATACCTTACTAAACCATTAAGTCCAAGAGAACTTACCGCAAGGGTAAATGCTTTGTTTAGAAGGGTAGATTCAAATAAAACAACAATGCTTTCCTATGATAATGGAAAACTTAAGATTGATAAAGAAAAGAGAAGTGTGCTATTAAAAGGAGAAGATATAATTTTGACTCCAAATGAATTTGATATTTTATATACACTTGCTTTAAATGAGGGTAAAGTTCTATCACGAGAACAGCTTATTCAAAATGTATATGGTATCGATTTTGAAGGATATGACAGAACTGTAGATGTCCATATTAAAAATCTAAGAAAAAAAATAGAGGATAACAGTAAAACACCTCAATATATAATCACTGTTGTTAAAGTGGGGTATAAATTTGGTGGCAAAAGGGATATATAA